One segment of Streptosporangium brasiliense DNA contains the following:
- a CDS encoding nucleotide pyrophosphohydrolase → MRDLEELADRLRRFAQARDWEQFHTPKNLAMALAGEVGELLAELQWLTPEESSNVMDDPESAARLRSEVADVMIYLSRLADVLGIDLIDAAHAKLDQSDKRYAVETYRGSARKAPPLV, encoded by the coding sequence ATGAGGGATCTTGAAGAGCTGGCCGACAGGCTGCGGCGGTTCGCGCAGGCGAGGGACTGGGAGCAGTTCCACACGCCGAAGAATCTCGCGATGGCGCTGGCAGGAGAGGTAGGCGAGCTGCTGGCGGAGCTCCAGTGGCTGACGCCCGAAGAGTCCTCCAACGTCATGGACGACCCGGAGTCGGCCGCGCGTCTCCGGTCCGAGGTCGCCGATGTCATGATCTATCTGTCCCGGCTCGCCGACGTATTGGGGATCGACCTCATCGACGCGGCTCACGCCAAGCTCGACCAGAGCGACAAACGCTATGCCGTTGAGACCTACCGGGGGTCTGCCAGAAAGGCACCACCACTCGTCTGA
- a CDS encoding type II toxin-antitoxin system PemK/MazF family toxin encodes MIVLSGDAKNEQAAWPLVYVVPTSTATTLRTEYCVKLAQGLGNLSSKCWVRTVCAQPFLKEELGDYLGRLPAQVVLLIEENLFAYMGLTD; translated from the coding sequence GTGATCGTTCTCAGCGGTGACGCGAAGAACGAGCAGGCCGCCTGGCCCCTGGTGTACGTCGTTCCCACGTCGACGGCCACCACGCTCAGGACCGAATACTGCGTCAAGCTCGCCCAGGGACTCGGCAACCTCTCGAGCAAATGCTGGGTGCGGACGGTATGTGCCCAGCCCTTCCTCAAAGAGGAGCTCGGCGACTACTTGGGGCGGTTACCGGCCCAGGTCGTCTTGCTGATCGAGGAAAATCTGTTCGCCTACATGGGGCTCACCGACTGA
- a CDS encoding DUF433 domain-containing protein: MAYDPKLAAALSGATLRQLAHWRKAGVSRGAVLIPEISSTRPVLYSFRDVVALRTCVKLRNDASLQKIRQALDTLRDDLKESDHLSSYTLVADGSSIYLAAPDQAVDLVRKKANVVIHEMVDVLQPFYRGGRHIPPLLQPRAHVAVDPAIRGGVPVIEGTRVPYDEVAALLRDGVSPEQISDYYPSVTAMAALDAADFADYVDSYDPPKEPREAAAG, translated from the coding sequence ATGGCTTATGACCCGAAACTGGCTGCGGCGCTCTCGGGCGCCACACTGCGCCAGCTCGCACACTGGCGCAAGGCCGGCGTGAGTCGTGGCGCGGTGTTGATACCGGAGATCTCCAGCACGCGCCCCGTCCTCTACTCCTTCCGCGACGTGGTGGCGCTGCGGACCTGCGTCAAGCTGCGTAACGACGCCTCACTGCAGAAGATCAGACAGGCGCTCGACACTCTCCGTGATGATCTGAAGGAAAGCGACCATCTGTCGTCCTACACACTGGTCGCCGACGGCAGCAGCATCTACCTGGCAGCGCCTGATCAGGCGGTCGACCTGGTGCGGAAGAAGGCCAACGTGGTCATCCACGAGATGGTGGATGTCCTGCAGCCCTTCTACCGCGGCGGCAGGCACATCCCGCCGTTGCTACAGCCCCGTGCGCACGTGGCGGTGGATCCGGCGATCCGGGGCGGGGTTCCCGTGATCGAAGGCACCCGCGTCCCCTACGACGAGGTCGCCGCGCTGCTCCGGGACGGGGTGTCGCCGGAGCAGATCTCCGACTACTACCCGAGCGTCACCGCCATGGCTGCCCTGGATGCTGCCGATTTCGCCGACTACGTTGACAGCTACGATCCCCCCAAGGAGCCGCGTGAGGCTGCTGCTGGATGA
- a CDS encoding DUF5615 family PIN-like protein, producing the protein MRLLLDENVSRPLHQAIAAFVLGHEIIHLLDLDRWSGIRDENLYPRAVAEGFHVILTNDARQMQRPREVEAIAASGLHRIEYPHKHPGLVGIGLAIATVAAGLPAALAFLAEADGQRLVTLRGIDPTPASRLRVVDPAAAPPKYWPDLN; encoded by the coding sequence GTGAGGCTGCTGCTGGATGAGAACGTCTCCAGGCCGCTCCACCAAGCCATTGCCGCCTTCGTTCTGGGTCATGAGATCATCCACCTGCTGGATCTCGACCGCTGGTCCGGGATCCGGGATGAGAACCTCTATCCTCGGGCGGTGGCCGAGGGGTTTCACGTCATCCTGACCAATGACGCCAGGCAGATGCAGCGTCCCCGGGAGGTCGAGGCGATCGCTGCTTCCGGGCTGCACCGGATTGAATATCCCCACAAGCACCCTGGCTTGGTCGGGATCGGTCTCGCGATCGCCACGGTCGCAGCCGGGCTGCCCGCTGCCCTGGCCTTCCTCGCCGAGGCGGACGGACAACGCTTGGTGACACTGCGTGGCATCGACCCGACCCCCGCCAGCCGCCTACGCGTCGTCGACCCGGCTGCCGCTCCGCCCAAGTACTGGCCGGATCTGAATTAA
- a CDS encoding endonuclease/exonuclease/phosphatase family protein — translation MHDEEITRVTTALPASANPAVAPQGRRRRWVSVLAWLVVSPFAVWAGLRLIPADVHFRWVQLVAFTPYVALASAVAPLVALVSRRWAALAVSLVVTATLAACVVPRALPDGGRTPSGPALRILSSNLEVGAVPPSVLVDLVRRLRPDVLALQELTPSAAEGLRKAGLATLLPYKAELALEGPRGSGVYARYAITPGRAIEYGFGQMVATVEVPGAGPVGIVSVHPCAPSDETGFPCWAAGLAALPRPGGAIQVLAGDFNATLDHARIRDLLDAGYQDAADATGDGLTTTWPFRPRKFNGFDIPIVTIDHILADRRVGVRSFGVHLLPDTDHRAVFAELVLPRR, via the coding sequence ATGCATGACGAGGAGATCACCAGGGTGACGACGGCCTTGCCGGCGAGTGCCAATCCGGCCGTCGCCCCGCAGGGCCGGAGGCGGCGCTGGGTGAGCGTGCTCGCCTGGCTGGTGGTGTCGCCGTTCGCGGTGTGGGCGGGGCTCCGGCTGATCCCTGCCGACGTGCACTTCCGATGGGTGCAGCTCGTGGCGTTCACGCCCTATGTGGCCCTCGCCTCGGCTGTCGCCCCGCTCGTCGCACTGGTGTCGAGGCGGTGGGCCGCACTGGCTGTGAGCCTGGTGGTGACCGCGACGCTGGCGGCGTGCGTCGTCCCGCGTGCGCTGCCGGACGGTGGCCGGACGCCCTCGGGCCCGGCGTTACGGATCCTCTCCTCCAATCTGGAGGTCGGGGCGGTCCCTCCGTCGGTTCTTGTCGATCTCGTGCGGAGGCTCCGCCCCGATGTCCTCGCCCTCCAGGAGCTGACGCCATCGGCCGCGGAGGGGCTCCGGAAGGCGGGGCTGGCGACGCTCCTGCCGTACAAGGCGGAACTGGCGCTGGAGGGGCCACGTGGGTCAGGTGTCTACGCCCGGTACGCGATCACGCCGGGGCGGGCCATCGAGTACGGCTTCGGCCAGATGGTGGCCACCGTGGAGGTGCCGGGGGCGGGACCCGTCGGCATCGTGTCCGTGCATCCCTGCGCCCCGAGTGATGAGACGGGGTTCCCGTGCTGGGCAGCCGGCCTGGCGGCGCTGCCCCGCCCTGGCGGTGCCATACAGGTGCTGGCGGGGGACTTCAACGCCACACTTGACCACGCCCGGATCCGCGACCTGCTGGACGCGGGCTACCAGGACGCCGCCGACGCGACGGGCGACGGCCTCACGACCACGTGGCCGTTCCGGCCTCGGAAGTTCAACGGCTTCGACATCCCCATTGTGACGATCGACCACATCCTGGCCGACCGGCGCGTGGGCGTCCGCTCATTCGGCGTGCACCTGCTTCCGGACACCGACCACCGGGCGGTCTTCGCCGAACTGGTCCTCCCGCGTCGCTGA
- a CDS encoding DUF6571 family protein → MASGTGPLSPDFTGIDPDLMQGFVTALERGRDVIGEQSERIRQLLATAQLSAADLQPIKEIEGWIDDELPGLRKRNETIRAGDDLAPWLPGSGMVGYSEGRHLSPAEAQRQGTALGRRFLDIEPVEVPWLGRPSSDEYGQIVKELAAHKNDADFTAAFFAALGTEGTIGLPALLRKNLDSSHPRPLAATPDPDDEVLRMVSQAFGTAVTAGSRVPGFVKIKDAIRNAGPKAGLLLSGGKFPAEWLTDVVLKQGLADPKKIGSGFLYALGNNPAAARQAIAAVTGPYAKDQSKLKEFLKKFNDSADAKYAGSDSNADAFGRMLAAASGAYDEDDGKHSKESAAFAFTVMTTMDDLKLGEGIRVHLAEIAGAYATEITEGANIGDANMTEDSVLKPSTSAFGMRSAFTLSPEDTYRFLKLFADSAENLAPFDEGMGRFSQKLIADASATTRRTGDVKRLDQVFTALGNVRGFERAAIEKVQGNLDMIDKQRKDVVNFTRDTAIGLTSIFAAPTLAYDFAWLALSTSLSAEGAFGEEDETRMDRADKADGIETLGRQHAYAQILMANGFAPKVTPAEFQAACPPGVAVADAHGNLKPFSELIKQRNKGLEAFEKWIVANGMDSKDELSLGNLSGAMADRFESRNKRGKERGLAFDS, encoded by the coding sequence ATGGCATCGGGGACGGGGCCTTTGTCGCCGGACTTCACCGGGATCGACCCCGACCTGATGCAGGGCTTCGTCACCGCGCTGGAACGCGGCCGCGACGTGATCGGCGAGCAGTCCGAGCGGATCCGGCAGCTGCTCGCCACGGCGCAGCTGTCGGCGGCGGACCTGCAACCGATCAAGGAGATCGAAGGCTGGATCGACGACGAACTGCCGGGACTGCGCAAACGCAATGAGACCATCCGGGCGGGCGACGACCTGGCGCCGTGGCTGCCCGGCTCCGGGATGGTCGGCTACAGCGAGGGGAGACATCTCTCCCCCGCGGAGGCCCAGCGGCAGGGCACGGCCTTGGGCAGGCGTTTCCTGGACATCGAACCGGTGGAGGTGCCCTGGCTCGGACGCCCCTCCTCCGACGAGTACGGGCAGATCGTCAAGGAACTGGCCGCCCACAAGAACGACGCCGACTTCACCGCCGCCTTCTTCGCCGCCCTCGGCACGGAAGGCACCATCGGGCTCCCCGCGCTGCTGCGGAAGAACCTGGACTCCTCCCACCCCCGACCGCTCGCCGCCACTCCCGATCCCGACGACGAGGTGCTCCGCATGGTGAGCCAGGCTTTCGGCACCGCGGTCACCGCCGGATCGCGCGTCCCGGGCTTCGTCAAGATCAAGGACGCGATACGGAACGCGGGCCCCAAGGCGGGCCTGCTGCTGAGCGGAGGGAAGTTCCCCGCCGAGTGGCTGACGGACGTGGTGCTGAAGCAGGGCCTGGCCGATCCCAAGAAGATCGGCTCGGGCTTCCTCTACGCCCTGGGCAACAACCCGGCCGCCGCGCGACAGGCAATCGCGGCGGTGACCGGGCCGTACGCCAAGGACCAGTCGAAGCTGAAGGAGTTCCTGAAGAAGTTCAACGACTCAGCCGACGCCAAGTACGCCGGTTCGGACAGCAACGCCGACGCCTTCGGACGCATGCTGGCCGCAGCCTCCGGCGCCTACGACGAGGACGACGGCAAGCACAGCAAGGAGTCGGCCGCGTTCGCCTTCACCGTGATGACGACGATGGACGATCTCAAACTCGGCGAGGGGATCCGGGTCCACCTGGCCGAGATCGCCGGCGCCTACGCCACCGAGATCACCGAGGGCGCCAACATCGGCGACGCGAACATGACCGAGGACAGCGTGCTGAAGCCCTCGACCTCGGCGTTCGGCATGAGGTCCGCGTTCACCCTGAGCCCCGAGGACACCTACCGCTTCCTCAAGCTCTTCGCCGACTCGGCCGAGAACCTCGCCCCGTTCGACGAGGGGATGGGGCGGTTCTCCCAGAAACTGATTGCCGACGCGTCGGCGACGACCCGGCGGACCGGGGACGTCAAGCGCCTGGACCAGGTGTTCACCGCTCTGGGCAACGTGCGCGGCTTCGAGCGGGCCGCCATCGAGAAGGTCCAGGGCAATCTGGACATGATCGACAAACAGCGCAAGGACGTGGTGAACTTCACCCGCGACACCGCCATCGGACTGACGAGCATATTCGCCGCGCCCACCCTGGCGTACGACTTCGCCTGGCTCGCGCTGAGCACTTCCCTCTCCGCCGAAGGCGCCTTCGGTGAAGAGGACGAGACCCGGATGGACCGGGCCGACAAGGCGGACGGCATCGAAACCCTCGGCCGCCAGCACGCATACGCGCAAATACTCATGGCCAACGGGTTCGCCCCGAAGGTGACGCCCGCCGAGTTCCAGGCCGCCTGTCCGCCCGGCGTGGCCGTCGCCGACGCGCACGGCAACCTCAAACCGTTCTCCGAATTGATCAAACAGAGGAACAAGGGACTTGAGGCTTTCGAGAAATGGATCGTCGCCAATGGGATGGACAGCAAGGACGAACTCTCATTGGGGAATCTATCCGGCGCCATGGCAGACCGGTTCGAGAGTCGCAACAAGCGAGGCAAGGAACGAGGCCTGGCCTTCGACAGTTAG
- a CDS encoding DUF1761 domain-containing protein — MEVNYLAIVAAAVASFVISSVWYAVFDRQRTELLGGADAAAGGRPPAWKVLVELFRSLVVASVLAGLAARMEITDWTGAALLGSAAWIGFPFVLLTGSVIWDNAPWKLAAVHAGDWLVKLLVITVMVSVWH, encoded by the coding sequence GTGGAAGTGAACTACCTGGCCATCGTCGCGGCGGCTGTGGCCTCATTCGTGATCAGCTCGGTGTGGTACGCCGTGTTCGACAGGCAGCGGACGGAACTGCTCGGCGGCGCGGACGCCGCGGCCGGTGGCAGGCCACCGGCGTGGAAGGTGCTCGTCGAACTGTTCCGGAGCCTCGTCGTCGCCTCCGTCCTCGCGGGACTCGCCGCACGCATGGAGATCACGGACTGGACAGGCGCGGCGCTGCTCGGATCGGCCGCGTGGATCGGGTTCCCCTTCGTGCTCCTCACCGGCTCGGTCATCTGGGACAACGCCCCCTGGAAACTCGCCGCCGTCCACGCGGGCGACTGGCTGGTCAAACTACTCGTCATCACCGTCATGGTCAGCGTCTGGCACTGA
- a CDS encoding DUF4132 domain-containing protein, with protein MTELDDFTRSYGYLIGYVEEATREMYCRFDALFERGLSPGPDVDWREYGRWAQLKLGLGREGGHDHDERVLRLIRSVAERDIPWTLGDARILVYSAQTLVYWGHTRYEEIFRLPLAVARRFGFQERRVIFESIGAQRWLPEHRLPVREALAEQLDELLIEPAENGPAGVVRNVIWECDDVARTLAEEYGARLADPAVLPLLHHWNTARSSRPSGKWLRTARTLLTPDAAGLVREILARVAAHREKAIDHRADSGYEWRETVFLHERTTVPVRGMVWTCELIDEPWVSQLLGDLALTCGTGIGGSGANCRSELLANAAVGVLSRRGGLDTVASLARVQTKVRRKSVLANVARTLDAVAVQAGLSREQLLDRTVPAFGLGPDGVREERIGDCLVRLCADGPALRYVNPAGRTVKSVPQAIRRDPALAELKSTLKELKQTLPAERFRLERALIEERVWPWRQVTEFFLDHPVTGLYARNLIWQVLQGPAGLPVRTAGGWELTDPRGRGIQPGPDTPVRLWHPIRETAEDVLAWRDHLLEHGVRQPYKQGFREVYLLTPAEERTRTFSNRFAGHVLRYGQAKALLNQRGWSGLAIGHWDYECGGDQGEAVKELSGWRARWGMHVTGDAAADGWGTASFCASEQIHFYRDGQEAAGYHDTAGNLAAREGAPLSEVPPLVLSEVLRDADLAVGVTSVGLDRQVTGGHEDYWHSYGFGELTETARTRRDVLTRLLPRLRIADRAELTDRFLRVRGDRRTYKIHLGSGNILMEPNDAYLCIVPGHDRGTGSVFLPFEEDGGMLSVILSKAFLLADDTAITDPSITRQLDA; from the coding sequence ATGACCGAGCTCGACGACTTCACCCGCTCCTACGGCTACCTGATCGGGTACGTGGAGGAGGCGACCAGGGAGATGTACTGTCGCTTCGACGCGCTCTTCGAGCGGGGGCTGTCGCCCGGGCCGGACGTCGACTGGCGGGAGTACGGGCGCTGGGCGCAGCTGAAGCTGGGCCTGGGACGGGAGGGAGGACATGATCACGATGAGCGCGTCCTCCGGCTGATCCGTTCGGTGGCCGAGCGTGACATCCCCTGGACGCTCGGGGACGCGCGGATCCTCGTGTACAGCGCCCAGACGCTGGTCTACTGGGGCCACACCCGCTACGAGGAGATCTTCCGGCTCCCGCTCGCCGTGGCGCGGCGGTTCGGCTTCCAGGAACGCCGCGTGATCTTCGAAAGCATCGGGGCGCAGCGCTGGCTCCCGGAACACCGGCTCCCGGTACGGGAGGCACTGGCCGAGCAGCTCGACGAGCTGCTGATCGAACCCGCCGAGAACGGCCCGGCCGGCGTGGTGCGGAACGTGATCTGGGAATGCGACGACGTCGCCCGCACGCTGGCCGAGGAGTACGGCGCGCGCCTGGCCGACCCCGCGGTCCTGCCCCTGCTGCACCACTGGAACACCGCCCGGTCCTCCAGACCCAGCGGGAAATGGCTCAGGACCGCCAGGACGCTGCTCACGCCCGACGCGGCCGGCCTGGTCCGCGAGATCCTCGCCCGGGTGGCGGCCCACCGGGAGAAGGCGATCGACCACCGGGCCGACAGCGGCTACGAGTGGAGGGAGACCGTCTTCCTGCACGAGCGCACCACCGTGCCGGTGCGCGGCATGGTGTGGACGTGCGAGCTGATCGACGAGCCGTGGGTGAGCCAGCTCCTCGGCGACCTCGCCCTGACCTGCGGGACGGGGATCGGCGGGTCGGGCGCCAACTGCCGCAGCGAGCTGCTCGCCAACGCCGCCGTCGGTGTCCTGTCCCGCCGTGGCGGGCTCGACACCGTCGCCTCCCTGGCCAGGGTCCAGACCAAGGTCCGCAGGAAGTCGGTGCTGGCCAACGTGGCGCGCACGCTGGACGCGGTGGCCGTCCAGGCGGGACTGAGCCGCGAGCAGCTGCTGGACCGCACCGTGCCGGCCTTCGGGCTCGGCCCGGACGGGGTGCGGGAGGAGAGGATCGGCGACTGTCTCGTACGGCTCTGCGCCGACGGCCCGGCGCTCCGCTACGTCAACCCCGCGGGCAGGACCGTCAAGTCGGTGCCGCAGGCCATCCGCCGGGACCCCGCGCTGGCCGAGCTCAAGTCCACGTTGAAGGAGCTCAAGCAGACGCTTCCGGCCGAGCGGTTCCGGCTGGAGCGGGCACTGATCGAGGAACGGGTCTGGCCGTGGCGCCAGGTGACGGAGTTCTTCCTCGACCACCCGGTCACCGGCCTGTACGCCCGGAACCTGATCTGGCAGGTCCTTCAGGGGCCGGCCGGACTGCCGGTCAGGACCGCCGGCGGCTGGGAGCTCACCGATCCGCGGGGCCGCGGGATCCAGCCGGGTCCCGACACCCCGGTCCGGCTGTGGCATCCGATCCGTGAGACGGCCGAGGACGTGCTGGCCTGGCGCGATCACCTCCTGGAGCACGGCGTGCGTCAGCCGTACAAGCAGGGCTTCCGGGAGGTCTACCTGCTGACCCCGGCCGAGGAGCGGACCCGCACCTTCTCCAACCGGTTCGCCGGGCATGTGCTCCGGTACGGCCAGGCCAAGGCGCTGCTGAACCAGCGCGGCTGGAGCGGGTTGGCCATCGGCCACTGGGACTACGAGTGCGGCGGCGACCAGGGCGAGGCCGTCAAGGAGCTGTCCGGCTGGCGGGCCCGCTGGGGCATGCACGTCACCGGCGACGCGGCGGCCGACGGGTGGGGCACCGCCTCCTTCTGTGCCAGTGAGCAGATCCATTTCTACCGGGACGGTCAGGAGGCCGCCGGCTACCACGACACGGCCGGTAACCTCGCCGCCCGCGAGGGCGCTCCGCTGTCAGAGGTGCCGCCGCTGGTGCTGTCGGAGGTGCTCCGCGACGCCGACCTGGCCGTGGGGGTCACCTCGGTCGGCCTCGACCGGCAGGTGACGGGCGGTCATGAGGACTACTGGCACTCCTACGGCTTCGGCGAACTGACCGAGACCGCCCGGACCCGGCGCGACGTGCTCACCCGGCTCCTGCCCCGGTTGAGGATCGCCGACCGGGCGGAGCTGACCGACCGGTTCCTGCGGGTGCGCGGGGACCGGCGGACCTACAAGATCCACCTGGGGTCGGGCAACATCCTGATGGAGCCCAACGACGCCTATCTGTGCATCGTCCCCGGGCACGACCGTGGCACCGGGTCCGTCTTCCTGCCCTTCGAGGAGGACGGCGGCATGTTGTCGGTCATCCTGTCCAAGGCGTTCCTGCTCGCCGACGACACGGCCATCACCGATCCGTCGATCACCCGTCAGCTGGACGCCTGA
- a CDS encoding phosphorothioated DNA-binding restriction endonuclease: MDWVERVAGIRRWTRGGERAPHKPLLLLYVLGRFQRDGNLPIPFSAAEADLRRLLKEYGPPRDTSPGYPFHHLTGDGLWLVDTVTGPGSPGPGLGRLRDGQATGRLHPDLARALTEDPRLAAGMARFLLEANFPSSLHADICRLVGLDLDSLETVTTAVPAPAAARRDPAFREKVLMAYEYACAFCAYDGWLDGTAVGLDAAHVRWWAFEGPDDLANGLCLCAIHHKLFDKGVLGLTAERTITVSARFVGRSASARDMVLSLAGRPARDPQPGMDAVESGHIDWHGRQVFRAPARSA; this comes from the coding sequence ATGGACTGGGTCGAGCGGGTCGCCGGGATCCGGCGCTGGACTCGCGGCGGCGAGCGGGCGCCGCACAAGCCGCTCCTGCTGCTGTACGTCCTGGGCCGTTTCCAGCGGGACGGCAACCTGCCGATCCCCTTCAGCGCCGCCGAGGCGGATCTCAGGCGGCTGCTCAAGGAGTACGGCCCACCACGGGACACCAGCCCCGGCTACCCGTTCCACCACCTGACCGGCGACGGTCTGTGGCTGGTCGACACCGTCACCGGCCCCGGCAGCCCCGGCCCGGGACTGGGCCGCCTGCGTGACGGCCAGGCCACCGGCCGGCTCCATCCCGACCTCGCCCGAGCCCTCACCGAGGATCCCCGCCTGGCGGCCGGGATGGCCCGCTTCCTGCTGGAGGCGAACTTCCCGTCTTCGCTGCACGCCGACATCTGCCGGCTGGTCGGCCTGGACCTGGACAGCTTGGAGACCGTCACCACGGCCGTGCCCGCACCCGCCGCCGCGCGTCGTGACCCCGCCTTCCGCGAGAAGGTGCTCATGGCCTACGAGTACGCCTGCGCGTTCTGCGCCTACGACGGCTGGCTGGACGGCACCGCGGTCGGGCTGGACGCCGCCCACGTGCGCTGGTGGGCCTTCGAGGGCCCCGACGACCTGGCCAACGGGCTGTGCCTGTGCGCCATCCACCACAAGCTGTTCGACAAGGGCGTGCTGGGCCTGACAGCAGAACGCACCATCACCGTCTCGGCCAGGTTCGTCGGCCGGTCGGCTTCGGCACGGGACATGGTGCTGTCTCTGGCCGGACGGCCCGCCCGCGACCCGCAACCAGGCATGGACGCCGTGGAGTCCGGCCACATCGACTGGCACGGCCGCCAGGTCTTCCGCGCCCCCGCCCGGAGCGCCTGA
- a CDS encoding ADP-ribosylglycohydrolase family protein, producing MHRSSDDLPDYRSRVRGCLLGGALGDALGAPVEFESIQRIRRQYGSAGLTGPVADWRGRIGLITDDTQMTLFTVEGLIRGGGTTAGAPAHGDETTVEEPAHGGETTVEGPARGDGTTIKGPARGDGTAPGRPGHGAGTTVEGPSIQEEVAAVRRAYLRWLDTQQHPSPPPADPPADGVSPTDDVSPVNGASPRDGAFRTGRLREQRWLYSQRAPGNACLSGLRHGRAAAPAPLGAPGPVNSGSKGCGTVMRSAPFGLRPRGARHAFELAARCAQITHGHPTGYLAAGAFAAAVHFLMEDEPLPQAVRKATDLLETYPGHEETSRALRAAVALAAEGDPSPEKVESLGGAWVAEEALAIAVYCALAHPGPGDLRQALLLAVNHSGDSDSTGAVCGNLLGVLHGETALPADWLAHLEGREAIAGLADDFVARSAEGHRVTDAWLEKYPGG from the coding sequence GTGCACCGTTCCAGCGATGACCTGCCGGATTACCGCAGCCGGGTGCGGGGCTGCCTGCTGGGCGGCGCCCTCGGCGACGCGCTGGGAGCCCCGGTCGAGTTCGAGTCGATCCAGCGGATCCGCCGGCAGTACGGCTCTGCGGGCCTGACCGGGCCCGTCGCCGACTGGCGCGGCAGGATCGGCCTGATCACCGACGACACGCAGATGACGCTGTTCACCGTGGAGGGGCTGATCCGCGGAGGCGGGACCACCGCAGGCGCACCGGCCCACGGAGACGAGACCACCGTGGAAGAGCCGGCCCACGGAGGCGAGACCACCGTGGAAGGGCCGGCCCGCGGAGACGGAACCACCATAAAAGGGCCGGCCCGCGGAGATGGGACCGCCCCAGGCAGGCCGGGCCACGGAGCCGGAACCACCGTGGAGGGGCCGTCCATCCAGGAGGAGGTCGCCGCCGTCCGGCGGGCCTACCTGCGCTGGCTGGACACCCAGCAGCACCCCTCCCCTCCCCCGGCGGATCCCCCGGCGGACGGCGTTTCCCCGACGGATGACGTCTCCCCGGTGAACGGCGCCTCCCCGAGGGACGGCGCGTTCCGCACCGGCCGGCTGCGCGAGCAGAGGTGGCTCTACTCCCAGCGGGCCCCGGGCAACGCCTGCCTGTCCGGCCTGCGGCACGGCCGGGCCGCCGCCCCCGCGCCCCTCGGTGCGCCGGGACCGGTCAACTCCGGCTCCAAGGGCTGCGGGACGGTCATGCGCTCGGCTCCCTTCGGGCTCCGTCCGCGCGGCGCCCGGCACGCCTTCGAGCTGGCGGCCCGGTGCGCCCAGATCACCCACGGCCACCCCACCGGCTACCTCGCCGCCGGTGCCTTCGCCGCCGCCGTCCACTTCCTGATGGAGGACGAGCCCCTCCCGCAGGCCGTACGGAAGGCGACGGACCTGCTGGAGACCTATCCCGGCCACGAGGAGACCAGCCGGGCGCTGCGCGCCGCGGTGGCCCTCGCGGCGGAGGGCGACCCGAGCCCGGAGAAGGTCGAGTCGCTCGGCGGAGCCTGGGTCGCCGAGGAGGCCCTCGCCATCGCGGTCTACTGCGCCCTGGCGCACCCCGGGCCCGGCGACCTCCGGCAGGCGCTGCTGCTCGCGGTCAACCACTCAGGCGACAGCGACTCCACCGGAGCCGTCTGCGGCAACCTCCTGGGAGTCCTCCACGGCGAAACCGCCCTCCCCGCCGACTGGCTCGCCCACCTGGAAGGCCGCGAGGCCATCGCCGGACTCGCCGACGACTTCGTGGCCCGGTCCGCCGAGGGGCACCGGGTCACGGACGCGTGGCTGGAGAAGTATCCCGGCGGCTGA
- a CDS encoding cupin domain-containing protein, translating into MSYPPPRYSGDKGEVSAVFRPVGTPPDLVSERIVTAGPAVSAGTATHYLATTASTGGEFGLYRVDMGPEPGGPSTHFHRTISESFFILSGTVRLFDGERWTDATAGDFLYVPVGGLHAFRNESGEPASMLMLFAPGAPREGYFEGLAGLARLSEEERAEFFVRHDSYWV; encoded by the coding sequence ATGTCCTATCCACCACCCCGCTACTCCGGCGACAAAGGCGAGGTCAGCGCGGTGTTCAGGCCCGTCGGCACCCCGCCCGACCTGGTGTCCGAGCGCATCGTGACGGCCGGACCGGCCGTGAGCGCGGGCACGGCGACCCACTACCTGGCCACCACCGCGTCCACGGGCGGCGAGTTCGGCCTCTACCGGGTGGACATGGGGCCGGAGCCGGGCGGGCCGAGCACCCACTTCCACCGGACGATCTCCGAGTCGTTCTTCATCCTGTCCGGGACGGTGCGGCTGTTCGACGGCGAGCGCTGGACCGACGCGACCGCCGGGGACTTCCTCTACGTCCCGGTGGGCGGGCTGCACGCCTTCCGCAACGAGTCGGGCGAGCCGGCGTCGATGCTGATGCTGTTCGCGCCGGGCGCGCCGCGCGAGGGGTATTTCGAGGGGCTCGCCGGGCTGGCGCGGCTCAGCGAGGAGGAGCGGGCCGAGTTCTTCGTCCGGCACGACAGTTACTGGGTCTGA